The Bacteroides acidifaciens genome includes a region encoding these proteins:
- a CDS encoding efflux RND transporter periplasmic adaptor subunit gives MRLFFSKHELKLRRKRTIAAVICMLVVLGVYWILTRPQKAELEVPTVIVEPVLKDDVEIYGEYVGRIRAQQFVEVRARVEGYLENMLFAEGTYVNKNQVLFVINQDQYRAKADKARAQLKKDEAQALKADRDLKRIRPLFEQNAASQLDLDNAEAAYESAEATVAMSEADLAQAELELGYTIVRSPLSGHISERNVDLGTLVGPGGKSLLATIVKSDTVLVDFSMTALDYLKSKERNINLGQQDSTRSWQPNITITLADNTVYPYKGYVDFAEPQVDPQTGTFSVRAEMPNPKQVLLPGQFTKVKLLLDLREGALVVPMKAVTIEKGGAYIYTMRKDNTVEKRFIELGPEVGNNVVVERGVAQGEMVVVEGFHKLTPGMKVRISQPDTETKDNAKGE, from the coding sequence ATGAGATTATTCTTTTCGAAACATGAGTTGAAACTGAGGAGAAAGAGAACCATTGCTGCTGTTATTTGTATGCTGGTCGTGTTGGGTGTATATTGGATACTGACCCGACCTCAGAAGGCTGAGCTGGAGGTGCCGACAGTCATTGTTGAACCAGTGCTGAAAGATGATGTAGAAATATACGGGGAATATGTGGGACGTATCCGTGCCCAGCAGTTCGTCGAAGTACGTGCCCGTGTGGAAGGTTATCTGGAGAATATGCTTTTTGCTGAAGGTACGTATGTAAACAAGAATCAGGTCCTGTTTGTGATTAATCAGGACCAGTATCGCGCCAAGGCGGATAAAGCCAGAGCTCAGTTGAAAAAGGACGAGGCGCAGGCGTTGAAGGCGGATCGTGATTTGAAACGTATCCGCCCGCTATTTGAGCAGAATGCCGCTAGCCAGTTGGACTTGGATAATGCGGAAGCCGCCTATGAGAGTGCCGAAGCAACCGTAGCCATGAGCGAAGCTGATTTGGCGCAGGCGGAACTTGAATTGGGCTATACCATTGTCCGTTCGCCGCTGTCGGGACATATCAGTGAAAGAAATGTGGACTTGGGTACATTGGTCGGTCCCGGTGGAAAATCATTACTTGCTACTATCGTGAAAAGTGATACGGTGCTTGTAGACTTTAGCATGACGGCACTTGACTATCTGAAAAGTAAAGAAAGAAATATCAACTTGGGACAGCAGGACTCCACCCGTTCCTGGCAACCGAACATTACCATCACATTGGCAGACAACACCGTTTATCCGTATAAAGGTTATGTAGACTTTGCCGAGCCACAAGTCGACCCGCAGACCGGTACTTTCTCCGTGCGTGCGGAAATGCCTAATCCGAAACAGGTATTACTGCCGGGACAGTTTACAAAAGTGAAATTACTGCTGGATCTCCGTGAGGGCGCGCTTGTCGTTCCGATGAAAGCGGTTACTATCGAAAAAGGCGGAGCCTATATCTACACGATGCGTAAGGACAATACGGTAGAGAAACGTTTTATCGAATTAGGTCCTGAAGTCGGGAATAACGTAGTAGTGGAAAGAGGAGTGGCGCAAGGCGAAATGGTAGTAGTAGAAGGTTTCCATAAGTTGACTCCGGGAATGAAAGTACGGATAAGTCAGCCGGACACGGAAACGAAGGATAACGCGAAAGGAGAATAA
- a CDS encoding patatin-like phospholipase family protein, translating into MKKQIFSTLVLSICILFPFSLHSQEQRKKVGVVLSGGGAKGMAHIKALKVIEEAGIPIDYIAGTSMGAIVGGLYAIGYTPEQLDSMVRKQNWTFLLSDRVKRSAMSLTDRERSEKFVISIPFTKTPKDAASGGIMKGQNLANLFSDLTMGYHDSIDFNKLPIPFACVAADIVNGNQIIFRDGILSTAMRASMAIPGAFTPVRQDSMVLVDGGIVNNYPADVAKAMGADIIIGVDVQNALKPADKLNSVPDILGQIVDITCQANHEKNVNLTDTYIRVNVDGYSSASFTPAAIDTLMRRGEEAARAQWKSLLALKKKIGIPDDYTPKQHGPYSSLSNVRTIYVTDISFTGVEADDKKWLMKKCNLKENSNITTQQIEQALFQLRGSQSYSSASYTLTDTPEGYQLNFLLQEKYERRINLGIRFDSEEIASLLLNATADLKTHIPSRLSLTGRLGKRYAARIDYTLEPMQQRNFNFSYMFQYNDINIYEEGDRAYNTTYKYHLAEFGFSDVWYKNFRFGLGLRFEYYKYKDFLFKKPELADLKVESEHFLSYFAQVQYSTYDKGYFPAKGSDFKAAYSLYTDNMAQYNDHAPFSALSASWASVIPITRRFSVIPSIYGRILIGKGFPYPLQNAIGGEVPGFYIPQQLPFAGVTNLELMDNTIMIASLKFRQRMGAIHYLTLTGNYGLTNSNFFNVLKGKQLFGISAGYGMDSIFGPLEISLGYSNQTDKGSCFVNLGYYF; encoded by the coding sequence ATGAAAAAACAAATCTTTTCAACATTGGTTTTGTCAATCTGCATCTTATTTCCTTTTTCTTTGCATTCTCAGGAGCAACGTAAAAAGGTGGGAGTAGTTTTAAGCGGTGGCGGCGCCAAAGGAATGGCGCACATCAAAGCATTGAAAGTGATTGAAGAAGCCGGAATCCCCATTGATTACATAGCGGGAACCAGTATGGGTGCTATTGTAGGTGGTCTATACGCCATCGGCTACACGCCGGAGCAACTGGACAGTATGGTACGGAAACAAAACTGGACATTCCTGCTCAGTGACCGTGTCAAACGAAGCGCCATGTCACTGACCGACCGTGAGCGCTCTGAAAAATTCGTCATTTCCATCCCTTTCACCAAAACTCCTAAAGATGCAGCTTCGGGAGGAATCATGAAAGGACAGAACCTTGCCAACTTATTCTCGGATCTGACAATGGGGTATCACGACTCTATTGACTTCAATAAACTTCCTATACCTTTTGCCTGTGTAGCGGCTGATATCGTAAACGGAAACCAAATTATATTCCGGGACGGGATACTTTCTACTGCCATGCGTGCCAGCATGGCAATTCCCGGCGCATTCACTCCGGTGCGGCAAGATAGCATGGTGTTGGTAGACGGTGGCATTGTCAACAATTACCCGGCAGATGTCGCGAAAGCGATGGGAGCTGATATTATTATCGGGGTAGATGTACAAAACGCCTTGAAACCGGCAGACAAGCTAAATAGTGTCCCTGATATTCTAGGACAGATTGTGGATATTACCTGTCAGGCAAACCATGAAAAGAATGTAAATCTCACAGATACCTACATCCGTGTGAATGTAGACGGCTATTCTTCCGCCAGTTTCACTCCCGCTGCCATTGACACGTTGATGCGAAGAGGCGAAGAAGCTGCAAGGGCACAATGGAAGTCCCTGCTTGCACTGAAAAAGAAGATAGGAATACCGGATGATTATACCCCCAAACAACACGGTCCCTACTCTTCCCTATCCAATGTACGCACTATCTACGTGACGGATATTTCGTTCACCGGTGTAGAAGCCGATGACAAGAAATGGCTAATGAAGAAGTGTAACCTGAAAGAAAACAGCAATATCACCACCCAACAGATAGAACAAGCTTTGTTCCAGCTACGTGGAAGCCAGTCTTATTCCAGTGCCAGTTATACATTGACGGACACTCCCGAAGGTTATCAGCTCAACTTCCTGTTGCAAGAGAAATATGAAAGAAGAATCAACCTGGGAATCCGTTTCGATTCGGAAGAAATCGCATCACTGCTGCTTAACGCAACGGCCGACCTCAAGACTCACATTCCTTCCCGCCTATCCCTCACCGGACGATTGGGAAAACGATATGCCGCCCGCATAGATTATACGCTCGAACCGATGCAACAGCGTAATTTCAACTTCTCGTACATGTTCCAATACAACGATATCAACATATACGAGGAAGGCGACCGCGCCTATAATACCACCTATAAATATCATCTAGCCGAATTTGGTTTCTCCGATGTATGGTACAAAAACTTCCGCTTCGGTCTCGGACTACGTTTCGAATATTATAAGTACAAGGATTTCCTGTTCAAGAAACCGGAACTTGCCGATCTGAAAGTAGAATCGGAACATTTTCTGAGCTATTTTGCGCAGGTACAGTATAGTACTTACGACAAGGGATATTTCCCCGCCAAAGGTAGTGACTTCAAAGCCGCCTATTCACTCTATACGGATAACATGGCGCAATACAACGACCATGCCCCATTCTCCGCATTAAGTGCTTCGTGGGCAAGCGTCATTCCTATCACCCGGCGTTTTTCCGTCATCCCTTCCATTTACGGACGTATCCTAATTGGAAAAGGATTTCCATATCCTCTGCAAAATGCGATTGGCGGTGAAGTACCCGGCTTTTATATCCCACAACAATTGCCATTTGCCGGAGTTACTAACCTGGAACTGATGGATAATACTATCATGATTGCATCATTAAAATTCAGACAGCGCATGGGAGCTATCCATTATCTTACCCTAACAGGAAATTATGGACTGACGAACAGCAATTTTTTCAACGTATTGAAAGGCAAACAATTATTCGGCATCAGCGCAGGATATGGAATGGACAGTATCTTCGGACCATTGGAAATATCATTGGGATATTCCAATCAGACGGATAAGGGAAGTTGCTTTGTGAATTTGGGGTATTATTTCTAA
- a CDS encoding lysophospholipid acyltransferase family protein: protein MKKAIYSFIYYRLLGWKTNVTVPNYDKCVICAAPHTTNFDLFIGKLFYGALGRKTSFMMKKEWFFFPLGLFFKAVGGIPVDRSRKTSLVDQMVQHFAKCKKFHLAITPEGTRKANPNWKKGFYFIAQKAQVPIVLIGIDYNKKTISATKAIMPSGDINKDMREIKLYFKDFKGKHPENFALGEL, encoded by the coding sequence ATGAAGAAAGCAATTTATAGCTTTATCTATTACCGCCTGTTAGGGTGGAAGACAAACGTTACGGTACCTAATTATGATAAATGCGTGATATGTGCCGCTCCACACACAACGAACTTCGACTTATTTATTGGGAAACTATTTTATGGCGCTTTAGGCCGTAAGACAAGTTTCATGATGAAAAAAGAATGGTTTTTCTTTCCGCTCGGACTGTTTTTCAAAGCAGTGGGCGGGATTCCTGTAGACCGCAGCCGGAAAACTTCGCTAGTAGACCAGATGGTTCAACATTTTGCTAAGTGCAAAAAGTTCCACTTGGCTATCACTCCCGAAGGAACCCGCAAAGCGAATCCAAACTGGAAGAAAGGTTTTTATTTTATCGCCCAGAAGGCTCAAGTTCCTATTGTTCTAATCGGTATTGATTACAACAAAAAGACAATCTCGGCAACGAAAGCTATCATGCCATCGGGAGATATCAACAAAGATATGAGAGAAATCAAACTTTATTTCAAGGATTTCAAAGGAAAACACCCTGAGAATTTTGCTCTTGGTGAACTTTAA
- a CDS encoding amidohydrolase, which translates to MESIRISIVQTDIVWENKQENLRLLYEKLQSLRGTTEIVVLPEMFSTGFSMQSEMLAESNSGETLTTFKRWTSQFQLAICGSYIATDNGQFYNRAFFLTPEGKEFYYDKRHLFRMGREAEHFSAGDKRLIIPYRGWNICLLVCYDLRFPVWSRNINNGYDLLIYVANWPVPRRLAWDTLLRARAFENQCYVCGVNRTGTDGYHLEYNGGSKVYSAYGEEVASLPDGQEGIVTVTLNLVSLNQFREKFPVWKDADEFHL; encoded by the coding sequence ATGGAGTCTATTCGTATTTCCATAGTACAAACCGATATCGTTTGGGAAAATAAACAAGAAAATCTCCGTTTGCTCTACGAAAAGCTGCAAAGCCTCCGTGGAACAACGGAGATTGTTGTTCTACCGGAGATGTTCTCTACCGGATTCAGTATGCAGAGCGAAATGCTGGCAGAATCAAACTCCGGCGAGACGCTCACAACTTTCAAACGATGGACCTCACAATTCCAACTGGCTATCTGCGGTAGTTACATAGCAACAGATAACGGACAGTTTTATAACCGTGCTTTCTTTCTGACTCCCGAAGGAAAAGAATTCTACTATGACAAACGGCACCTGTTCCGTATGGGACGGGAAGCAGAACATTTCTCTGCCGGTGACAAACGTCTCATCATCCCCTACCGTGGATGGAATATCTGTCTACTCGTCTGCTATGACCTTCGTTTCCCGGTATGGAGCCGGAATATAAACAACGGATACGACCTATTAATATATGTAGCAAACTGGCCTGTCCCCCGCCGCCTGGCATGGGATACCTTGCTTCGTGCACGTGCATTCGAGAACCAATGCTATGTATGCGGCGTGAACAGAACTGGAACCGACGGATACCATTTGGAATATAACGGCGGCAGCAAAGTTTACTCGGCTTACGGCGAAGAAGTAGCTTCTCTGCCCGATGGACAAGAGGGAATAGTCACAGTAACACTCAATCTGGTCTCCCTCAACCAATTCAGGGAAAAGTTTCCGGTATGGAAAGATGCCGACGAATTTCATCTATAA
- a CDS encoding glucosamine-6-phosphate deaminase: MKTNLSSQISLHRVSPRYYRPENAFEKSVLTRLEKIPTDIYESVEEGANYIAREIAQTIREKQKAGRFCVLALPGGDSPRHVYTELIRMHKEEGLSFRNVIVFNMYEYYPLSPDAVNSNFNALKSMLLDQIDIDKQNIFTPDGSIAKDTIFEYCRLYEQRIESFGGIDIALLGIGRVGNIAFNEPGSRLNSTTRLILLDNASRNEAAKIFGTMDNTPISSITMGVATILGAKKVYLLAWGENKAAMIKECVEGAITDTIPASYLQTHNNAHVALDLSAAMNLTRIQRPWLVTSCEWNDKLIRSAIVWLCQLTGKPILKLTNKDYNENGLSELLALYGSAYNVNIKIFNDLQHTITGWPGGKPNADDTYRPERAKPFPKRVIIFSPHPDDDVISMGGTLRRLVEQKHEVHVAYETSGNIAVGDEEVVRFMHFINGFNQLFNNSEDQVINEKYAEIRNFLKNKKDGDMDSRDILTIKGLIRRGEARTASSYNNIPLDRVHFLDLPFYETGKIQKNPISEADVEIVRNLLREVKPHQIFVAGDLADPHGTHRVCTDAVFAAVDLEKEEGAKWLKDCRIWMYRGAWAEWEIENIEMAVPISPEELRAKRNSILKHQSQMESAPFLGNDERLFWQRSEDRNRGTATLYDKLGLASYEAMEAFVEYIPL, encoded by the coding sequence ATGAAAACAAATCTTAGTTCTCAAATCAGTCTCCACCGGGTCTCCCCCAGATACTACAGACCGGAGAATGCATTTGAAAAATCAGTCTTGACAAGACTAGAGAAAATCCCCACAGACATCTATGAATCTGTAGAAGAAGGAGCTAACTACATTGCTCGCGAAATAGCACAGACCATCCGCGAAAAACAAAAAGCAGGACGTTTCTGCGTATTGGCACTGCCTGGCGGCGATTCACCCAGACACGTATATACGGAACTTATCCGCATGCACAAGGAAGAAGGCCTCAGCTTCCGCAACGTGATCGTATTTAACATGTACGAATATTATCCGTTGTCTCCCGATGCTGTCAACAGCAACTTCAATGCTTTGAAAAGCATGTTGCTGGATCAAATCGACATCGACAAGCAGAATATATTCACCCCGGACGGAAGCATTGCCAAAGATACTATCTTTGAATATTGCCGTCTGTACGAACAACGTATCGAAAGCTTCGGCGGTATCGATATTGCTTTGCTGGGTATCGGTCGTGTAGGTAATATCGCATTCAACGAACCGGGTTCACGTCTGAACTCTACCACTCGTTTGATTTTGTTGGATAATGCGTCACGCAATGAAGCAGCCAAGATTTTCGGAACTATGGATAATACTCCCATCAGTTCTATTACGATGGGTGTAGCTACCATTCTCGGTGCAAAGAAAGTTTATCTGCTTGCATGGGGTGAAAACAAGGCAGCCATGATTAAAGAATGTGTGGAAGGTGCCATCACTGACACAATTCCTGCATCTTATCTGCAAACGCACAACAACGCACATGTAGCTCTCGATCTTTCGGCAGCTATGAACTTGACACGTATTCAACGTCCGTGGCTGGTAACTTCCTGCGAGTGGAATGACAAACTGATCCGCAGCGCTATCGTTTGGTTATGTCAGTTGACAGGCAAACCTATCTTGAAATTGACAAATAAGGATTATAACGAAAACGGCTTGAGTGAACTGTTGGCACTTTATGGTTCTGCATACAATGTAAATATCAAGATTTTCAATGATTTGCAGCACACCATCACCGGATGGCCGGGTGGCAAACCGAATGCCGATGATACTTATCGTCCCGAACGTGCCAAACCATTCCCGAAACGTGTGATTATCTTCTCTCCGCACCCGGATGATGATGTGATCTCCATGGGTGGAACGCTCCGCCGCCTGGTAGAGCAAAAACATGAAGTACATGTAGCCTACGAGACTTCCGGTAATATCGCCGTAGGTGATGAAGAAGTGGTTCGTTTCATGCATTTCATCAATGGCTTCAACCAACTTTTCAACAATAGTGAAGACCAGGTTATCAATGAGAAGTACGCAGAAATACGCAATTTCCTGAAGAATAAGAAAGATGGCGATATGGACAGCCGTGACATTCTGACTATCAAAGGTCTGATTCGCCGTGGTGAAGCCCGCACCGCTTCTTCTTATAACAATATCCCGTTGGATCGTGTACACTTCCTTGACCTGCCATTCTACGAAACAGGCAAGATTCAGAAGAATCCTATCAGCGAGGCAGACGTAGAAATCGTACGAAACCTGCTCCGTGAAGTGAAGCCTCATCAGATATTCGTAGCCGGCGACCTTGCCGACCCGCATGGAACACACCGTGTATGTACGGATGCTGTTTTTGCTGCCGTCGACCTCGAAAAAGAAGAGGGTGCAAAATGGCTGAAAGACTGCCGTATCTGGATGTATCGTGGTGCATGGGCTGAATGGGAAATTGAAAACATCGAAATGGCAGTACCTATCAGTCCGGAAGAACTCCGTGCAAAACGTAACTCTATCCTGAAACATCAGTCTCAGATGGAAAGCGCTCCGTTCTTGGGTAATGACGAACGTTTGTTCTGGCAACGTAGTGAAGACCGCAATCGTGGTACAGCTACTTTGTATGACAAATTAGGACTGGCTTCCTACGAAGCAATGGAAGCATTCGTGGAGTATATTCCACTATAA